A stretch of Candidatus Bathyarchaeota archaeon DNA encodes these proteins:
- a CDS encoding S6e family ribosomal protein produces the protein MPVLIIANPEAGTNEKVELEDARMPPLVGLRIGETIDGTIADLTDYMLQLTGGTDKDGIPMRPDVHGGVKVRVVLSGGVGFKPKNKGERKRVVVRGNTVTAETTFLNFKMVKKPQVQKK, from the coding sequence ATGCCTGTACTGATAATCGCTAACCCCGAGGCTGGGACAAACGAAAAGGTTGAACTAGAAGACGCGAGGATGCCCCCACTTGTGGGATTGAGGATAGGAGAGACAATTGATGGCACCATTGCGGATCTCACAGATTACATGCTTCAGCTCACAGGGGGCACCGACAAGGACGGGATACCAATGCGCCCGGACGTTCACGGAGGCGTCAAGGTCAGAGTCGTCCTGAGCGGCGGGGTTGGTTTTAAACCCAAGAATAAAGGGGAGAGGAAGAGGGTGGTTGTCCGGGGGAACACAGTGACCGCAGAGACGACTTTCCTAAACTTCAAAATGGTCAAAAAGCCCCAGGTCCAGAAAAAGTAG
- a CDS encoding alkaline phosphatase family protein, translated as MMNMRKAIIVGLDCAAPLLLFERFIDRLPNFRRLMERGIYGKLESSDPPITIPAWTVMASSRSPGSLGLYGFRHRLNNSYNDIWIASSRRVQVKRIWDYVSEAGGKSCLVGIPPSYPPYPINGWLVGGFITPDTSRDFTYPPELGEEIKGVVRDYAVDVEFRIEDKRGLIREINQMTENHFEAIKHLATTKDWNFFMFVEIGLDRIHHAFWKYFDEEHKLYEPGSGFENVVGDYYELLDRKLGELLEIVEDDTVIFVASDHGGKAMKGAFCINKWLEEQGLLKLKRPVEKVVRLNDADVDWQKTVAWGWGGYYARVFLNLKEREDQGVIDFKDYEAMRDEIAQKIMKIRGPNGEKWDTRVLKPEDIYNETGGDPPDLMVYFDNLNWRSAGTMGHPNLYLPENDTGPDDAVHDKMGLFIYYDPRENHKGKVVDMNIIDVAPTLLEVMGIPVPADMEGKALLSY; from the coding sequence ATGATGAATATGCGGAAGGCAATCATTGTCGGGCTTGACTGCGCGGCTCCTTTGCTTCTTTTCGAGAGGTTCATCGATAGACTCCCCAACTTTCGCAGGCTCATGGAGAGGGGGATCTATGGTAAACTTGAGAGCAGCGACCCGCCGATCACTATACCCGCCTGGACTGTGATGGCCTCCAGTAGGTCGCCGGGTTCTCTAGGGCTTTATGGATTCCGGCACAGGCTGAACAACTCATATAATGACATTTGGATAGCGTCCTCTCGGAGGGTGCAAGTCAAGAGGATCTGGGATTATGTCTCCGAAGCTGGCGGAAAGTCCTGTTTGGTTGGCATTCCTCCCAGTTACCCACCATATCCAATTAACGGTTGGTTGGTCGGAGGCTTCATCACCCCAGATACGAGCAGGGATTTCACCTATCCGCCTGAACTCGGCGAGGAGATCAAAGGTGTAGTCAGAGACTACGCTGTAGACGTAGAGTTCCGTATCGAGGACAAAAGAGGCCTCATTAGAGAGATCAATCAGATGACTGAGAATCACTTCGAGGCGATTAAGCACCTTGCTACAACGAAGGACTGGAACTTTTTCATGTTTGTGGAAATCGGCCTAGACCGGATCCACCATGCCTTCTGGAAGTACTTCGACGAGGAACATAAACTCTACGAACCCGGGAGCGGGTTCGAAAATGTCGTGGGAGACTATTACGAGCTCCTGGATAGAAAACTGGGTGAGCTCTTGGAGATCGTGGAAGATGATACGGTAATCTTTGTCGCCTCTGATCATGGTGGGAAGGCGATGAAGGGCGCATTTTGCATCAACAAATGGCTTGAGGAACAAGGCTTGCTGAAACTGAAGCGGCCGGTTGAGAAGGTCGTAAGGCTGAACGATGCCGATGTGGACTGGCAGAAAACGGTCGCATGGGGGTGGGGCGGCTATTATGCCCGGGTATTCCTAAACCTAAAGGAAAGGGAAGATCAGGGAGTCATAGATTTCAAGGACTATGAGGCTATGCGTGATGAGATTGCCCAGAAGATCATGAAAATCAGAGGGCCCAACGGCGAGAAATGGGACACGAGGGTGCTAAAACCTGAGGATATTTATAACGAGACCGGTGGAGACCCCCCAGATCTGATGGTCTACTTCGACAACCTTAACTGGAGATCAGCTGGAACCATGGGGCATCCTAATCTATATCTCCCTGAGAACGACACGGGACCTGACGACGCTGTTCATGACAAGATGGGGCTTTTTATCTATTATGACCCCCGAGAGAATCATAAAGGCAAAGTTGTAGATATGAATATTATAGATGTAGCCCCGACTCTCCTGGAAGTTATGGGTATCCCGGTTCCCGCGGACATGGAAGGCAAAGCATTATTGTCCTATTGA
- the sat gene encoding sulfate adenylyltransferase, producing the protein MLPPHGGRLINRLVPEKDQARHREEATELFEVSVSPEIRKDYESISYGLFSPLEGPLMANDYASVVANGRLENGVPWTFPIVLDISEKVAAEISEGDDVMLSQSGEPFSILHVEDKYTLNKRVHAKEIFNTVEAAHPGVARTMEMGEVLLGGNIELFEDSPGKFPRYRLKPKETRFLFNEMGWKNVAGFQTRNAPHIGHEYIQKTSLAFVDGLFINPLIGKKKAGDFKDEVIIDSYEALIKNYYLRNSAVMVTLEMEMRYAGPREAIFHAIVRKNYGCTVFVVGRDHAGVGNYYGPYEAQDKFQEYPDLGIAPMFFRSFFYCNKCGGVENDKVCPHGDEHHVNFSGTKMRALLKSGKRPSNEMMRPEVVDAILKHPEPFVR; encoded by the coding sequence ATGCTCCCTCCCCATGGCGGCAGGCTCATAAACAGACTCGTTCCAGAGAAAGACCAAGCGAGGCACCGGGAAGAGGCTACCGAACTTTTCGAGGTATCTGTCTCGCCAGAGATTAGAAAAGATTATGAGAGCATATCATATGGACTTTTCAGCCCGTTAGAGGGCCCCCTGATGGCGAATGACTACGCGTCTGTAGTTGCCAACGGGCGACTAGAAAATGGCGTCCCATGGACCTTCCCAATCGTTCTAGACATATCAGAGAAAGTAGCAGCGGAGATAAGTGAAGGAGATGACGTGATGCTTTCCCAATCCGGGGAGCCGTTTTCTATTCTGCACGTGGAGGATAAATACACGCTCAATAAGCGAGTTCACGCGAAGGAAATTTTCAACACGGTTGAGGCTGCCCATCCAGGGGTTGCGCGTACAATGGAAATGGGTGAAGTGCTTCTAGGAGGGAATATCGAGCTTTTTGAGGACTCCCCGGGAAAGTTCCCGAGGTACCGGTTAAAGCCCAAGGAGACCCGTTTCCTCTTCAACGAGATGGGATGGAAGAACGTCGCTGGCTTCCAGACACGGAATGCCCCTCATATAGGCCATGAGTATATTCAGAAAACATCTCTTGCCTTCGTGGATGGGCTTTTCATCAACCCTTTGATTGGCAAAAAGAAAGCAGGAGACTTTAAGGATGAAGTGATCATCGACTCTTACGAGGCTCTCATAAAGAACTATTATCTGAGGAACTCAGCAGTCATGGTCACCTTAGAGATGGAGATGAGGTATGCGGGGCCTAGGGAGGCGATATTCCACGCTATCGTAAGGAAGAATTACGGTTGCACCGTCTTCGTGGTGGGACGGGACCATGCTGGAGTCGGGAACTATTACGGCCCGTATGAGGCCCAGGATAAGTTCCAGGAGTACCCTGATCTGGGGATCGCCCCCATGTTCTTCCGGAGCTTCTTTTACTGTAATAAATGTGGGGGAGTAGAGAACGATAAAGTCTGTCCACATGGTGATGAACACCATGTAAACTTCAGCGGAACCAAGATGCGGGCTCTCTTGAAGAGCGGGAAGAGACCATCTAATGAGATGATGCGCCCCGAGGTAGTGGATGCCATATTAAAGCATCCTGAGCCGTTCGTGAGATGA
- a CDS encoding CopG family transcriptional regulator, with translation MVNETDFLISIPYELYKKVKEKISGTSFASVEEYIVSMLEKEFPAEPVYTKEEEDLIRERLRRLGYIE, from the coding sequence ATGGTCAACGAAACGGATTTCCTTATTAGTATTCCTTATGAGCTCTACAAGAAGGTCAAGGAAAAAATCTCGGGTACGAGCTTTGCCTCAGTTGAGGAGTATATCGTGAGCATGCTCGAGAAAGAGTTCCCGGCTGAACCAGTATACACCAAAGAGGAGGAGGATCTCATCAGGGAACGCCTCCGCCGACTAGGATACATTGAGTGA
- a CDS encoding galactokinase: protein MVHTTEAQMKALFDTIYPNRGRDLLICSAPGRVNLIGEHTDYNEGYVLPVPLDLRVYAAGRPNWSNFINIYAADYHQKTSYSLDDIQYDQLHPWTNYLKGTTQALLDQGQHLSGCDILLKGDLPQEAGLSSSAAVEISTARLLKDLNGLHITPLEIAYIGKKAENEFVGVQCGVMDQFVASLGRENHALFLDCRTNYYENIPLSLDHSLVIVNTMIKRKLATSVYNERRKQCREGVRLVRQSIPEIKALRDLSINQLHELDGLPEPIWSRCYHVVTENQRVLQSTRALQRGDLKHLGTLMNASHESLRDHYQVSSPELDTLVEAARNTPGIKGARMTGAGFGGCTVNLVDKKEISCFIKIIVKHYQNATGIQADTYIV, encoded by the coding sequence ATGGTCCACACCACAGAAGCCCAGATGAAAGCACTTTTCGATACCATCTACCCGAACAGAGGCAGAGACCTCCTCATCTGCAGCGCCCCGGGAAGGGTTAATCTCATTGGGGAGCACACGGACTACAACGAAGGCTATGTTCTCCCTGTACCCTTAGACCTTAGAGTCTACGCAGCAGGGAGACCGAATTGGAGTAACTTTATCAACATTTACGCTGCAGACTATCACCAGAAGACATCCTACTCCTTGGACGATATCCAGTACGACCAACTGCACCCCTGGACAAACTACCTCAAAGGGACCACTCAGGCACTACTGGACCAAGGCCAACACCTCTCCGGATGCGATATACTCCTCAAAGGAGACCTCCCACAAGAAGCGGGGCTTAGCTCATCCGCCGCCGTCGAGATATCCACCGCTAGACTCCTCAAAGACCTCAACGGGCTCCATATTACCCCCCTTGAGATCGCATATATAGGCAAGAAGGCCGAAAACGAATTTGTCGGAGTCCAATGCGGCGTCATGGATCAATTCGTTGCCTCCTTGGGACGAGAGAACCATGCCCTCTTCTTAGACTGTAGGACTAACTACTATGAGAACATCCCTCTTTCCCTAGACCACTCCCTCGTGATTGTGAACACCATGATCAAACGAAAACTCGCTACCTCGGTTTACAATGAGAGGAGGAAGCAATGCCGGGAAGGCGTGAGACTGGTCAGACAGAGTATCCCGGAAATCAAGGCCCTCAGGGACTTATCTATCAACCAACTCCACGAGTTAGACGGACTCCCCGAACCAATCTGGAGCCGATGTTATCATGTCGTTACCGAGAACCAGAGAGTCCTCCAATCCACCAGAGCCCTCCAAAGGGGGGACTTGAAGCATCTCGGAACCCTTATGAACGCATCCCACGAAAGCCTGAGAGACCACTACCAGGTAAGCAGCCCTGAACTCGACACTCTCGTCGAGGCCGCCCGAAATACCCCCGGTATAAAAGGAGCCCGCATGACAGGCGCTGGATTCGGAGGATGTACGGTCAACCTCGTCGATAAAAAGGAAATCTCCTGTTTTATAAAAATCATCGTTAAACACTACCAAAATGCCACAGGCATCCAAGCAGACACCTACATCGTTTAA
- a CDS encoding RNA-guided pseudouridylation complex pseudouridine synthase subunit Cbf5 codes for MGVVPTWKLERSVVVRAEEATDPSLGTNPMGRPLEEYVKYGIIVIDKQSGPTSHEIVAWVKRLLELDRAGHGGTLDPKVTGVLPIGLQESTKVVQALLESGKEYVCMMRTHTDVNESRVMGALGQFVGEVFQRPPVRSSVRRRLRTRMVYGIDYHEGSGRNWLFRVACQSGTYIRKLCYDVGEILGCGAHMQELRRTRSGPFTEEDLMSMYDLSEALDLLREGDDGAMLRQVIRPLEDALGLLPKIWVRDSAVEALCNGAALAMPGVLRLSSGIEPGSMVAVMTQKDEAVALMVAEVTTENITGSEKGITARPLRVIMRRGVYPRMW; via the coding sequence ATGGGTGTCGTTCCTACTTGGAAGTTGGAGAGATCGGTTGTCGTTAGGGCTGAGGAGGCTACTGATCCCTCTCTAGGAACTAATCCAATGGGGCGGCCCTTGGAGGAGTATGTCAAGTATGGGATTATCGTGATAGATAAGCAGTCTGGACCTACAAGCCACGAGATCGTGGCTTGGGTGAAGCGGCTGCTGGAGTTGGATAGGGCGGGGCATGGTGGGACCTTGGATCCTAAAGTGACGGGTGTTCTGCCGATTGGTCTCCAAGAGTCGACGAAGGTGGTTCAGGCGCTTCTGGAGTCTGGGAAGGAGTATGTGTGCATGATGCGGACTCATACTGATGTCAATGAGTCAAGGGTCATGGGTGCTCTCGGGCAGTTCGTGGGCGAGGTTTTTCAGAGACCTCCTGTGAGGTCATCGGTGAGGCGTAGGCTCCGGACCCGGATGGTTTATGGGATTGATTATCATGAGGGGAGCGGAAGGAACTGGCTTTTCCGGGTTGCTTGCCAAAGCGGGACATATATTCGAAAATTATGTTATGATGTTGGGGAGATCCTGGGGTGTGGTGCTCACATGCAGGAGTTGCGACGTACTAGGAGCGGACCTTTCACTGAGGAGGATCTTATGTCGATGTATGATCTATCAGAGGCTCTAGACCTCTTGAGGGAGGGGGATGATGGGGCCATGTTGAGGCAGGTGATCCGTCCCCTTGAGGATGCATTAGGATTGTTACCTAAGATCTGGGTGAGGGACTCTGCTGTGGAGGCTCTTTGTAATGGCGCCGCTTTGGCTATGCCCGGGGTGCTCCGTTTAAGCTCAGGAATTGAGCCGGGTTCAATGGTGGCCGTGATGACGCAAAAAGACGAAGCTGTAGCTCTCATGGTAGCCGAAGTGACGACGGAGAATATTACTGGCTCAGAAAAGGGGATCACTGCTAGGCCTCTCAGGGTGATCATGCGGAGGGGCGTTTATCCCCGCATGTGGTAA
- a CDS encoding methyltransferase yields the protein MVVIGEHYFSENPVSPERRGLVRGRLRGMDLEFVTSSGTFSVRKIDRGTRLLVESMILPDEGRVLDMGCGYGVVGVVAKRLAPALEVWMADINERATSLARLNLERNGVEGMVVQGDLYVPLEGMRFSAVLSNPPFSAGLRQVVRPLVKGAANHLKLGGNLQVVVQSQKGGRTLASMMEETFGGVEVLARGGGYRVLMSVRD from the coding sequence GTGGTGGTAATAGGAGAACACTATTTCTCTGAGAATCCGGTCTCACCTGAGAGACGGGGGCTGGTGAGAGGGAGGCTCCGGGGGATGGACTTGGAGTTTGTGACCTCATCTGGGACATTCTCCGTCCGCAAGATAGATCGCGGCACCCGTTTGCTTGTAGAGTCAATGATTTTGCCTGATGAGGGGCGGGTCCTAGATATGGGCTGCGGATATGGAGTTGTGGGAGTGGTAGCGAAAAGATTGGCTCCCGCTCTGGAGGTTTGGATGGCCGATATTAATGAGCGAGCGACCTCCTTGGCACGGCTTAATCTTGAGAGGAATGGGGTGGAGGGCATGGTGGTACAGGGTGATCTCTACGTACCGTTGGAGGGCATGCGTTTTAGTGCGGTGCTCTCAAATCCCCCGTTCTCCGCAGGGTTGAGGCAGGTGGTGAGACCCTTGGTGAAGGGGGCTGCAAATCACCTAAAGTTGGGGGGGAATCTGCAGGTGGTCGTTCAATCTCAGAAGGGCGGCCGGACTTTGGCATCAATGATGGAGGAAACCTTCGGAGGAGTTGAGGTGTTGGCCAGAGGCGGGGGTTATAGGGTGCTGATGTCAGTGAGGGACTAG
- a CDS encoding YhbY family RNA-binding protein: MYPLTPRQIRSLKKQAHSLKPRVQIGRNDITEATISNIDKVLKDHELIKIKYLEHKAQRKIITAKIAAETRSNIIHEIGNTAILYRRSADYSKRGIKPGKP, from the coding sequence ATGTACCCCCTCACCCCCAGACAGATACGCAGCCTTAAGAAACAAGCCCACAGCCTCAAACCCAGAGTCCAAATTGGAAGAAACGACATCACTGAGGCCACAATTTCCAATATCGATAAGGTCCTTAAAGACCACGAGCTCATCAAGATTAAATATCTGGAACACAAAGCCCAGAGGAAGATTATAACAGCCAAGATCGCAGCGGAGACAAGGAGCAATATAATCCACGAAATCGGCAACACAGCTATCCTATACCGCAGAAGTGCTGACTATTCCAAGAGAGGCATTAAACCCGGTAAACCCTAG
- a CDS encoding HNH endonuclease, whose amino-acid sequence MEVDKTKIQAVWDKGKPVDGYDPHRWRKDKCGAWLFKIRYGDRDSEWGWVIHSIDSNNGDKLSNLIPLHTKNSVVTGDGPLQCPVKASEPVYSDHRVLVSGGRNTGV is encoded by the coding sequence ATGGAAGTTGATAAAACTAAAATTCAAGCAGTATGGGATAAAGGCAAACCTGTTGATGGGTATGATCCTCATAGATGGCGGAAAGATAAATGCGGAGCTTGGTTGTTTAAAATCCGTTATGGAGACAGAGATTCTGAATGGGGTTGGGTAATTCATAGTATTGACTCTAATAATGGTGATAAATTGTCAAACTTAATACCCCTCCATACGAAAAACAGTGTTGTCACAGGTGATGGTCCTCTCCAATGTCCAGTTAAAGCGTCTGAACCCGTCTATTCAGATCACCGGGTTTTGGTCAGTGGCGGTCGTAACACAGGAGTTTAA
- a CDS encoding pyruvate, phosphate dikinase produces MVKRVYTFREGTKEMKDLLGGKGANLSEMTNLGLKVPPGFIITTNTCNDFLEAKGKFPEGLWMETLEHVLHLQENTGKRLNDSENPLLVSVRSGAPISMPGMMDTILNLGLNDGVAKTLVELTGDEWFVYDSYRRLITMFGNVVMRAERGNFDAVHELEKEKEGVKNDTDISIRGLKRTVEGMKKVYQKVVGSPFPTDPYEQLKLAIAAVFNSWNTPRAITYRKAEGIPDEIGTACNVQTMVFGNMGWDSGSGVLFTRDPGNGENDLFGEFIFNAQGEDVVAGIRTPIKLVDLKQEHPQHYEALKNIAEKLEDHFTDMQDVEFTIEKGVLYILQTRTGKRTARAHIKIAVDMANEGIIDKETAIMRITPDNIDQILHPQFAPSSKEEARQRGDLLTVGLSASPGAASGMIIFDADRAEESGKQGNAVIMVRPETTPDDVNGMIVSQGFLTQHGGGTSHAAVVARGWGKPCVAGAEEIRINTHNRLFTVKDRIFKEGDIISIDGATGEVFAGIIETMIPQFEEEVELSLALKWADEIRRLGVQANADTPEDARRARLFGATGIGLARTEHMFFDKEGEKVSRRENIVKMILQSDTAAPILRKIIDLENRLEVDPCNKNLEAEIKAYKVDADANPAVQEYRASLETLLPFQRKDFEGIFEEMDGYPVIIRLIDPPMHEFLPPRESLIEKVTTLRCTGENPEELAEREAMLMKVESMWETNPMLGLRGCRAGLMYPGLTEMQTRALFEAACNKAKEGFDVHPKVMIPITSHVNELQMERGKLEKEAKKVMAEKGIKVDYMFGTMIEIPRAALTADKIAKSADFFSFGTNDLTQMTYGLSRDDAEGKFLLNFVERGLLPGNPFKQLDWDGVGQLMSICVEKGRETKPGLEVGICGEHGGDPSSIEFCHIAGLDYVSCSPFRVPVARLAAAQSELKHRGD; encoded by the coding sequence ATGGTCAAGCGGGTATATACTTTTAGGGAAGGCACCAAGGAGATGAAGGACCTCCTTGGTGGGAAGGGGGCAAACCTCTCAGAAATGACAAACCTAGGCCTCAAAGTCCCCCCTGGCTTCATTATTACTACGAACACATGCAACGATTTCCTCGAGGCAAAGGGGAAGTTTCCGGAGGGACTCTGGATGGAGACCCTCGAGCACGTGCTTCATCTACAGGAGAATACTGGAAAGCGCCTCAATGACTCTGAGAACCCTTTACTGGTCTCGGTGAGGAGCGGTGCCCCCATCTCAATGCCAGGGATGATGGATACTATCCTAAATTTAGGCCTCAACGACGGTGTTGCAAAAACCCTCGTCGAGCTTACTGGAGACGAGTGGTTCGTTTATGACTCCTACCGGAGGCTCATAACTATGTTCGGGAATGTTGTGATGAGAGCTGAGAGGGGAAATTTCGACGCAGTCCATGAACTCGAGAAAGAAAAAGAGGGCGTCAAGAATGACACCGACATAAGCATTAGGGGGCTTAAGCGCACAGTTGAGGGGATGAAGAAGGTCTACCAGAAAGTTGTAGGAAGTCCCTTCCCCACCGATCCTTATGAGCAGCTCAAGCTGGCCATTGCTGCAGTTTTCAACTCTTGGAACACTCCCAGGGCCATTACCTATCGCAAGGCGGAGGGCATCCCTGATGAGATAGGCACGGCCTGCAATGTGCAGACTATGGTCTTTGGGAATATGGGATGGGACTCGGGAAGCGGCGTCCTGTTCACCAGGGACCCCGGGAACGGAGAGAATGACCTGTTTGGGGAGTTCATCTTCAACGCCCAGGGAGAGGATGTCGTGGCTGGCATAAGAACCCCTATCAAGCTTGTTGATCTCAAACAAGAACATCCGCAGCACTATGAGGCTCTCAAAAACATCGCTGAGAAGCTGGAAGACCACTTCACTGACATGCAGGACGTGGAGTTCACAATTGAGAAGGGGGTCCTATACATCCTCCAGACCCGGACGGGTAAAAGGACGGCCCGGGCCCATATTAAAATCGCCGTGGACATGGCGAACGAAGGGATAATCGACAAGGAGACCGCGATTATGAGGATAACCCCCGATAACATAGACCAGATCCTTCATCCTCAGTTTGCTCCCTCCTCAAAGGAGGAGGCGAGGCAGAGGGGGGACCTTCTCACAGTGGGGCTCAGCGCATCCCCAGGGGCCGCAAGCGGGATGATCATATTCGATGCGGACAGGGCCGAAGAGAGTGGGAAGCAGGGAAATGCAGTCATCATGGTCCGTCCCGAGACAACACCCGACGACGTCAATGGGATGATCGTCTCCCAAGGATTTCTCACCCAGCACGGCGGGGGCACAAGCCATGCGGCGGTAGTCGCTAGGGGATGGGGAAAACCCTGCGTCGCGGGGGCCGAGGAAATCCGAATTAACACACACAACCGCCTTTTCACCGTGAAGGATAGGATATTCAAAGAGGGGGACATTATCAGCATCGACGGCGCCACGGGAGAAGTCTTTGCGGGGATCATTGAGACCATGATACCCCAATTTGAGGAGGAGGTAGAGCTCAGCTTGGCCTTGAAGTGGGCCGACGAAATCAGGAGACTCGGGGTCCAGGCTAACGCGGACACCCCAGAGGACGCAAGACGGGCTCGCCTATTCGGAGCTACTGGCATTGGCCTCGCGAGGACGGAGCACATGTTCTTCGACAAGGAGGGAGAGAAAGTTAGCCGGAGGGAGAACATCGTCAAGATGATTCTCCAATCTGATACCGCAGCTCCCATCCTCAGGAAGATCATTGACCTCGAGAACAGGCTGGAGGTCGACCCATGCAACAAGAATCTAGAGGCAGAGATCAAGGCGTACAAAGTCGACGCCGATGCTAACCCGGCTGTGCAGGAGTATCGGGCATCCCTAGAGACATTGCTTCCTTTTCAGAGGAAGGACTTTGAGGGGATCTTTGAGGAGATGGACGGTTACCCCGTCATCATCCGCCTCATTGACCCCCCAATGCATGAATTCTTGCCCCCTAGGGAGTCACTCATCGAAAAGGTCACCACACTCAGGTGCACCGGTGAGAACCCAGAGGAGCTCGCGGAGAGGGAGGCGATGCTCATGAAAGTGGAGAGTATGTGGGAGACCAACCCCATGCTGGGTCTCAGGGGGTGCCGCGCCGGGCTCATGTACCCCGGCCTCACAGAGATGCAGACCAGGGCCTTGTTCGAGGCCGCATGCAACAAGGCAAAGGAGGGATTCGACGTCCATCCCAAGGTGATGATACCTATCACCAGTCACGTCAACGAGCTCCAGATGGAGAGGGGGAAGCTTGAGAAAGAGGCAAAAAAGGTTATGGCGGAAAAGGGGATTAAGGTGGACTACATGTTCGGCACTATGATCGAGATACCCCGGGCCGCCCTCACCGCGGACAAGATCGCAAAATCAGCCGACTTTTTTAGCTTTGGAACCAATGACCTCACCCAAATGACCTACGGGCTCAGCAGGGACGATGCTGAGGGGAAGTTCCTCCTAAACTTTGTGGAAAGAGGCCTTCTCCCAGGGAACCCGTTTAAGCAGCTTGATTGGGACGGCGTCGGACAGCTAATGTCCATCTGCGTAGAGAAAGGGCGGGAGACCAAACCAGGTCTCGAGGTGGGGATCTGTGGCGAGCACGGGGGTGACCCCAGCAGCATCGAGTTCTGCCACATCGCTGGGCTCGACTACGTCTCCTGTAGCCCCTTTAGAGTGCCCGTAGCGCGGCTTGCTGCAGCCCAGTCAGAGCTGAAGCACAGAGGCGACTAG
- a CDS encoding radical SAM protein encodes MSGKLEIDTWQFQGSSYPMVSEGEVTCKTLMGRSRIDGVDYTLNPYLGCAHACVYCYARFMSRMGHKGERWGSFVDAKVNALERLKTEIPKRRHGLVFLSSVTDPYQPLEKKYELTRGSLKLLLEHQFPVSILTKSDLVLRDLDIIRNFDTIEVGFTLTSFNDVAKRAFEPGSSPIKKRLAALKELSQEGIPTWAFIGPVLPYITENGLELLLDELAGCVNRILIDKLNIKAGNMPDIRKSLSKHYPELQPLFEMALKGDSSYYDGFKRMVSEMCHKRLIPFEVLY; translated from the coding sequence TTGTCGGGAAAACTGGAGATTGATACTTGGCAGTTCCAAGGAAGCTCTTATCCTATGGTTAGTGAAGGAGAGGTTACATGCAAGACCCTGATGGGACGTAGTAGAATCGATGGCGTAGACTACACATTAAATCCCTACCTTGGTTGCGCCCACGCATGCGTCTACTGCTACGCCAGATTCATGAGTAGGATGGGGCACAAGGGGGAGAGATGGGGGAGCTTCGTAGACGCCAAGGTAAATGCCCTAGAACGGCTAAAAACTGAAATACCCAAGAGGAGGCATGGTTTAGTGTTCCTCAGCAGTGTAACAGACCCCTATCAGCCCCTAGAGAAAAAGTATGAACTCACCCGGGGCAGCCTCAAGCTCCTTCTCGAGCATCAGTTTCCCGTGAGCATCCTTACCAAGTCTGATCTCGTCCTCAGAGATCTTGACATTATCAGAAATTTCGATACCATCGAGGTAGGCTTTACCCTTACATCGTTCAATGACGTTGCCAAAAGAGCCTTCGAGCCCGGATCCTCTCCTATCAAGAAAAGGCTGGCTGCCCTTAAAGAGTTGAGCCAGGAGGGTATCCCCACTTGGGCCTTCATCGGGCCCGTGCTTCCCTACATCACAGAGAACGGTCTAGAGCTCCTTCTAGACGAGCTCGCAGGCTGTGTTAATCGGATCCTGATCGATAAGTTGAACATTAAAGCTGGAAACATGCCTGACATACGGAAATCCCTATCGAAGCACTACCCCGAATTGCAGCCTCTCTTTGAGATGGCCCTGAAAGGAGATTCAAGCTATTATGACGGATTCAAGCGGATGGTGTCGGAGATGTGTCATAAGCGCTTGATACCATTCGAGGTACTCTACTAA
- a CDS encoding flavodoxin domain-containing protein, with protein sequence MKVMVIYDSKTGNTEKMAKAVAEGAGFWGASVELKKIGEPFPLSRLEDSDGTFFGSPCNYANVTPAMRSFLENLKGAVDIGKVKLKGKKAAVFGTYGWDGAWVMEQKFNDYVRDLGYKVEQDACVEVGTDLQYHPDVHLSECREWAKKFTEAL encoded by the coding sequence ATGAAGGTTATGGTTATATACGACAGCAAAACCGGGAACACCGAGAAGATGGCCAAGGCGGTAGCAGAGGGCGCAGGCTTTTGGGGCGCATCCGTCGAGTTAAAGAAGATCGGAGAGCCATTTCCCCTCTCGAGGCTGGAGGACTCAGACGGCACCTTTTTCGGAAGTCCATGTAACTACGCCAACGTGACCCCTGCGATGCGGAGCTTCCTAGAAAACCTGAAGGGAGCGGTCGATATCGGGAAGGTGAAGCTTAAGGGGAAAAAAGCCGCTGTCTTCGGGACATATGGATGGGACGGCGCCTGGGTGATGGAGCAGAAATTCAATGACTACGTTAGGGACCTCGGATACAAAGTTGAGCAAGACGCATGCGTAGAGGTGGGCACAGACCTCCAGTATCACCCTGATGTCCACCTAAGTGAATGCAGAGAATGGGCCAAAAAATTTACCGAGGCCCTTTAA